Proteins from a single region of Sesamum indicum cultivar Zhongzhi No. 13 linkage group LG5, S_indicum_v1.0, whole genome shotgun sequence:
- the LOC105161866 gene encoding BTB/POZ domain and ankyrin repeat-containing protein NPR1 isoform X2 — translation MGSRTAFSDSNGVSGGGSSSTCCAGTANELSLSPPPDVPAFKRLSDTLESIFVDTSSLPDFDFFADARLVAASGREIPVHRCILSARSVFFKNLFVNRERDTKFELKEVMKDYAVGYDALVTVLAYIYSGKVRVSPKDVCVCVDDECSHLACRPAVAFMVEVLYASFVFQIYELLTRFQNLMMILDKATTDDVLMVLSVANMCGTVCESLLARSIDIVVKSDLDIITLDKALPHHLVKKINESRVEVGLLSPESNSFPDKHVKRIHRALESDDVELVRMLLKEEHTNLDDACALHYAVAYCDSKTTTELLDLAIADVNHRNLRGYTVLHVAAMRKDPKIIVSLLTKGARPSDLTSDGRKALQISKRLTRAIDYYRNTEEGKATPKDRLCIEILEQAERRDPLLGEAAMSLAMAGDDLRKKLLYLENRVALAKLLFPMEAKVAMDIAQVDGTSEFQLNGINKNITGAPRTEVDLNEAPFKIKEEHLNRLRALSKTVELGKRFFPHCSSVLNKIMDRDDYPEIAGLGNGSLDECPLKRQRRTEIEEILSKAFTEDKEEFDRTINLSSSSSSSSVGMMKPNGNLTFTN, via the exons ATGGGTAGTCGAACCGCATTTTCGGATTCAAATGGTGTCAGCGGCGGCGGAAGCAGTAGTACCTGCTGCGCCGGCACCGCCAACGAATTGTCGCTCTCGCCGCCGCCGGACGTCCCGGCTTTCAAACGCCTCTCCGATACCCTAGAATCGATTTTCGTCGACACTTCATCGCTGCCGGACTTTGATTTCTTCGCCGACGCACGGCTAGTAGCCGCCTCCGGTAGGGAGATTCCTGTCCATCGGTGTATATTGTCGGCGAGGAGTGtgttttttaagaatttgttTGTGAATAGAGAGAGGGACACGAAATTTGAGCTGAAGGAGGTGATGAAGGATTATGCTGTTGGTTACGACGCGTTAGTGACGGTGCTTGCGTATATTTATAGTGGAAAAGTTAGGGTTTCGCCGAAGGATGTTTGCGTGTGTGTGGACGATGAGTGCTCACATTTGGCGTGCAGACCTGCTGTGGCTTTCATGGTGGAGGTTTTGTATGcctcttttgtctttcagatCTATGAATTGCTTACGAGGTTTCAG AACCTGATGATGATTCTTGACAAGGCTACAACAGATGATGTATTGATGGTTTTATCTGTTGCAAACATGTGCGGCACGGTTTGTGAGAGTTTGCTTGCAAGGTCCATCGATATTGTTGTCAAGTCCGATCTTGATATCATAACTCTTGATAAAGCATTACCCCACCAcctagttaaaaaaataaatgagtcaAGGGTAGAAGTTGGCTTATTATCACCTGAAAGCAACAGTTTTCCTGATAAACATGTTAAGAGAATACATCGAGCTTTAGAATCTGACGATGTTGAGTTAGTGAGGATGCTACTGAAAGAGGAGCATACCAATCTAGATGATGCATGTGCACTACATTATGCTGTTGCTTACTGTGACTCGAAGACCACAACCGAACTTCTTGACCTAGCAATTGCTGATGTAAACCACCGAAATCTGAGGGGATACACTGTGCTTCATGTTGCTGCAATGAGAAAAGACCCAAAAATCATAGTATCTCTATTGACTAAGGGAGCTAGACCATCTGATCTCACTTCAGATGGCCGAAAAGCCCTTCAGATCTCTAAGAGGCTTACTAGGGCTATTGATTATTATAGAAATACAGAAGAAGGCAAAGCAACTCCTAAGGATCGTTTGTGCATAGAGATTCTGGAACAAGCTGAGAGACGAGATCCGCTACTCGGAGAAGCTGCAATGTCTCTTGCTATGGCTGGTGATGATTTGCGCAAGAAATTGCTTTATCTTGAAAATAGAG TTGCATTGGCCAAACTTCTATTTCCCATGGAAGCTAAAGTTGCCATGGACATTGCTCAAGTTGATGGAACCTCTGAATTCCAGTTGAATGGAATCAACAAGAATATTACTGGTGCCCCGAGGACAGAAGTGGACTTGAATGAGGCACCTTTCAAGATCAAAGAGGAACATCTCAATAGGCTGAGAGCTCTCTCCAAAACGG TGGAACTTGGGAAGCGTTTCTTCCCTCATTGTTCATCTGTGTTGAACAAAATCATGGATAGGGATGATTATCCAGAGATAGCTGGGCTGGGGAATGGTTCTCTTGATGAGTGTCCATTGAAGAGGCAACGGCGAAcggaaattgaagaaattttgaGCAAGGCATTTACAGAAGATAAAGAAGAATTTGATCGTACAATCAActtgtcttcttcttcttcatcatcttctgtGGGAATGATGAAACCGAATGGCAATCTCACCTTCACGAActga
- the LOC105161866 gene encoding BTB/POZ domain and ankyrin repeat-containing protein NPR1 isoform X1, with the protein MGSRTAFSDSNGVSGGGSSSTCCAGTANELSLSPPPDVPAFKRLSDTLESIFVDTSSLPDFDFFADARLVAASGREIPVHRCILSARSVFFKNLFVNRERDTKFELKEVMKDYAVGYDALVTVLAYIYSGKVRVSPKDVCVCVDDECSHLACRPAVAFMVEVLYASFVFQIYELLTRFQKNLMMILDKATTDDVLMVLSVANMCGTVCESLLARSIDIVVKSDLDIITLDKALPHHLVKKINESRVEVGLLSPESNSFPDKHVKRIHRALESDDVELVRMLLKEEHTNLDDACALHYAVAYCDSKTTTELLDLAIADVNHRNLRGYTVLHVAAMRKDPKIIVSLLTKGARPSDLTSDGRKALQISKRLTRAIDYYRNTEEGKATPKDRLCIEILEQAERRDPLLGEAAMSLAMAGDDLRKKLLYLENRVALAKLLFPMEAKVAMDIAQVDGTSEFQLNGINKNITGAPRTEVDLNEAPFKIKEEHLNRLRALSKTVELGKRFFPHCSSVLNKIMDRDDYPEIAGLGNGSLDECPLKRQRRTEIEEILSKAFTEDKEEFDRTINLSSSSSSSSVGMMKPNGNLTFTN; encoded by the exons ATGGGTAGTCGAACCGCATTTTCGGATTCAAATGGTGTCAGCGGCGGCGGAAGCAGTAGTACCTGCTGCGCCGGCACCGCCAACGAATTGTCGCTCTCGCCGCCGCCGGACGTCCCGGCTTTCAAACGCCTCTCCGATACCCTAGAATCGATTTTCGTCGACACTTCATCGCTGCCGGACTTTGATTTCTTCGCCGACGCACGGCTAGTAGCCGCCTCCGGTAGGGAGATTCCTGTCCATCGGTGTATATTGTCGGCGAGGAGTGtgttttttaagaatttgttTGTGAATAGAGAGAGGGACACGAAATTTGAGCTGAAGGAGGTGATGAAGGATTATGCTGTTGGTTACGACGCGTTAGTGACGGTGCTTGCGTATATTTATAGTGGAAAAGTTAGGGTTTCGCCGAAGGATGTTTGCGTGTGTGTGGACGATGAGTGCTCACATTTGGCGTGCAGACCTGCTGTGGCTTTCATGGTGGAGGTTTTGTATGcctcttttgtctttcagatCTATGAATTGCTTACGAGGTTTCAG AAGAACCTGATGATGATTCTTGACAAGGCTACAACAGATGATGTATTGATGGTTTTATCTGTTGCAAACATGTGCGGCACGGTTTGTGAGAGTTTGCTTGCAAGGTCCATCGATATTGTTGTCAAGTCCGATCTTGATATCATAACTCTTGATAAAGCATTACCCCACCAcctagttaaaaaaataaatgagtcaAGGGTAGAAGTTGGCTTATTATCACCTGAAAGCAACAGTTTTCCTGATAAACATGTTAAGAGAATACATCGAGCTTTAGAATCTGACGATGTTGAGTTAGTGAGGATGCTACTGAAAGAGGAGCATACCAATCTAGATGATGCATGTGCACTACATTATGCTGTTGCTTACTGTGACTCGAAGACCACAACCGAACTTCTTGACCTAGCAATTGCTGATGTAAACCACCGAAATCTGAGGGGATACACTGTGCTTCATGTTGCTGCAATGAGAAAAGACCCAAAAATCATAGTATCTCTATTGACTAAGGGAGCTAGACCATCTGATCTCACTTCAGATGGCCGAAAAGCCCTTCAGATCTCTAAGAGGCTTACTAGGGCTATTGATTATTATAGAAATACAGAAGAAGGCAAAGCAACTCCTAAGGATCGTTTGTGCATAGAGATTCTGGAACAAGCTGAGAGACGAGATCCGCTACTCGGAGAAGCTGCAATGTCTCTTGCTATGGCTGGTGATGATTTGCGCAAGAAATTGCTTTATCTTGAAAATAGAG TTGCATTGGCCAAACTTCTATTTCCCATGGAAGCTAAAGTTGCCATGGACATTGCTCAAGTTGATGGAACCTCTGAATTCCAGTTGAATGGAATCAACAAGAATATTACTGGTGCCCCGAGGACAGAAGTGGACTTGAATGAGGCACCTTTCAAGATCAAAGAGGAACATCTCAATAGGCTGAGAGCTCTCTCCAAAACGG TGGAACTTGGGAAGCGTTTCTTCCCTCATTGTTCATCTGTGTTGAACAAAATCATGGATAGGGATGATTATCCAGAGATAGCTGGGCTGGGGAATGGTTCTCTTGATGAGTGTCCATTGAAGAGGCAACGGCGAAcggaaattgaagaaattttgaGCAAGGCATTTACAGAAGATAAAGAAGAATTTGATCGTACAATCAActtgtcttcttcttcttcatcatcttctgtGGGAATGATGAAACCGAATGGCAATCTCACCTTCACGAActga
- the LOC105161867 gene encoding IQ domain-containing protein IQM1 has protein sequence MTLKADSFVEADSAAITMATQRKKNSLTLSNCEPVKLVLKTTLSFKNLVQDIRKSGSDDAKANADGYTDKLVNAATLPQPAILFSPRPVSELDAAAIKLQKVYKSYRTRRNLADCAVVVEELWWKALDFAALKRSSVSFFSVEKHETAVSKWSRARTRAAKVGKGLSKDEKAQKLALQHWLEAIDPRHRYGHNLHFYYDVWFKCESSQPFFYWLDVGDGKELNLEKCPKVNLHRQCIKYLGPKERESYEVVIANGKLVYKESCNLVDTTEGSKWIFVLSTTRTFYVGQKQKGKFQHSSFLAGGAITAAGRLVAHGGVLEAIWPYSGHYLPTEENFNEFISFLEEHSVDLANVQRCANDDDRPPSKVANATEEPTPGPTDDSSSEQSEDVSISDKDGPHDKPETTISNHKDKPVYSLAKRMSSKWSTGAGPRIGCVREYPTELQFRALEHLNLSPKVLYGPVSNYGPIPSPRPSPKLRLSPSVAHMGLPSPRARITTRK, from the exons ATGACTTTGAAAGCTGACAGCTTTGTTGAAGCAGATTCGGCAGCCATCACCATGGCAACACAGCGCAAGAAGAACTCCTTAACCTTGAGCAACTGCGAGCCCGTGAAATTAGTGCTGAAAACCACCCTCTCATTCAAGAATCTAGTTCAAGATATCAGAAAATCAGGATCAGATGATGCAAAAGCAAATGCAGATGGTTATACTGATAAATTAGTTAATGCAGCTACTCTCCCTCAACCTGCCATATTGTTTTCTCCACGGCCTGTCAGTGAGCTTGATGCGGCTGCAATCAAGCTGCAAAAGGTCTATAAGAGTTACCGCACGCGAAGAAACCTTGCTGATTGTGCAGTTGTAGTAGAGGAGCTATG GTGGAAAGCATTGGACTTTGCAGCTCTAAAGAGGAGTTCTGTATCATTCTTCAGTGTTGAGAAACACGAAACTGCTGTTTCAAAATGGTCTAGAGCACGGACCCGAGCAGCCAAG GTAGGGAAGGGATTGTCCAAGGATGAGAAGGCTCAAAAGCTGGCTCTACAGCATTGGCTTGAAGCA ATCGACCCACGCCATCGCTATGGGCACAATCTGCATTTCTATTATGACGTCTGGTTCAAATGCGAAAGCTCACAACCTTTCTTTTACTG GTTGGATGTTGGAGACGGGAAAGAATTAAATCTGGAAAAGTGCCCCAAGGTCAATTTGCATCGTCAATGCATCAAATATCTAGGACCT aaagagagagaatcgTATGAGGTTGTGATTGCAAATGGGAAACTTGTTTATAAAGAAAGTTGTAACTTAGTGGATACCACTGAGGGTTCAAAATGGATATTCGTTCTCAGCACGACGAGAACTTTCTACGTGGGGCAGAAGCAAAAGGGCAAGTTCCAGCATTCAAGTTTCCTAGCTGGAGGGGCCATCACAGCCGCCGGAAGATTGGTTGCTCATGGGGGTGTTCTTGAG GCAATTTGGCCATACAGTGGTCACTATCTCCCAACAGAGGAGAACTTCAATGAATTTATAAGCTTCCTCGAGGAGCATTCTGTCGATCTTGCGAACGTACAG AGATGTGCAAATGATGATGACCGTCCGCCTAGCAAGGTTGCCAATGCTACCGAAGAACCTACTCCAGGACCTACGGACGACTCAAGTTCCGAGCAATCAGAAGATGTTAGCATCTCTGACAAGGACGGTCCACACGACAAACCGGAAACCACAATTTCCAATCACAAGGATAAGCCGGTATATAGCTTAGCTAAACGTATGTCGTCCAAATGGAGCACCGGAGCTGGACCACGTATTGGATGTGTCCGAGAGTACCCAACGGAGCTACAATTCCGGGCACTTGAACACCTTAACCTTTCACCTAAGGTGTTGTATGGACCTGTCAGCAACTACGGTCCAATCCCATCACCGAG